Proteins encoded within one genomic window of Babesia bigemina genome assembly Bbig001, chromosome : IV:
- a CDS encoding S-adenosyl methyltransferase, putative: MSQSRGSVGGSVLQDPVYALYTGQVYEQFQRIAARLAVLCLLVLWLLSLGPGSAYVQRLRSKRCISHISRRCVTVSAAEGQPSVPFSTGDQERENHVGNDAPNLTAFGLPDAARDDHNTSEEGVATVDGTSQQTPCYLRHEPVLLQETLDLLVTNPDGRYLDATLGYGGHSEAILERLSDKGSLVALDRDPEAVYYTGRRLSAYVDSGQMRPVIGTFSNLKRVLESHALPLTGYTGIVADLGLSTHQLESACRGFSYNTDGPLDMRMSNPLHDPFSTARPTGVDLASSLGASNTAFKIVNKARENELAHILKAYGEEVRAAVIARRIVDMRSRKGRISTTKELRDIVVSCVRGNHKAAMKVLSRVFQALRIYVNDELSELQSLLEFAPSLLHRKHGRFVVISYHSLEDRAVKRAFAGLQSASELSPDSSVYRVLTKKCVTAGSAESKANQKSRSAKLRCLQRSRQMTKE; encoded by the exons ATGTCGCAATCCCGTGGATCTGTAGGTGGTAGTGTGCTGCAGGATCCCGTATATGCGCTATACACAGGCCAGGTTTATGAGCAATTCCAGAgaatcgctgct CGCCTTGCCGTCCTCTGCCTCCTTGTCTTGTGGCTGCTGTCGCTGGGCCCAGGAAGCGCCTATGTTCAACGCCTACGATCTAAACGCTGCATCAGTCATATTTCAAGGCGATGTGTGACAGTTTCTGCTGCGGAAGGTCAGCCATCGGTGCCATTCTCAACTGGCGATCAAGAGCGAGAAAATCACGTTGGAAATGATGCTCCCAATCTCACTGCATTTGGCCTTCCAGATGCAGCACGTGATGACCATAACACGTCAGAAGAAGGGGTGGCGACGGTAGATGGTACATCTCAACAAACGCCCTGCTATCTACGCCACGAACCCGTGCTCCTGCAGGAGACGTTGGACCTGCTGGTGACAAATCCCGATGGGCGCTATTTAGACGCTACTCTAGGATATGGAGGTCACTCTGAGGCCATCTTGGAGCGCCTTTCGGATAAG GGCTCCTTGGTGGCGCTGGACCGCGATCCCGAGGCCGTCTACTACACTGGCCGTCGGCTAAGCGCATACGTGGATTCTGGGCAGATGAGGCCGGTGATAGGGACCTTCAGTAACCTGAAACGCGTCTTGGAATCGCATGCCCTGCCCCTGACGGGGTACACTGG CATTGTAGCTGATCTTGGCCTTTCCACCCACCAGCTGGAGAGCGCATGTCGCGGATTTTCTTATAACACCGATGGTCCTCTTGACATGCGGATGTCGAACCCTTTGCACGATCCTTTCAGCACAGCCAGACCTACGGGTGTAGACCTGGCGTCGTCCCTGGGGGCTTCTAACACGGCTTTCAAG ATTGTTAATAAGGCCAGGGAGAATGAACTTGCTCACATTCTGAAAGCATACGGTGAAGAGGTTCGTGCAGCGGTGATTGCTCGTCGTATCGTTGAC ATGCGTAGCCGCAAGGGTCGGATATCTACAACTAAAGAACTTCGTGATATCGTGGTTAGCTGCGTGCGCGGTAACCACAAAGCCGCAATGAAGGTGCTTTCGCGAGTTTTCCAG GCCCTGCGCATATACGTCAACGACGAGTTATCTGAGCTGCAGAGCCTTCTGGAGTTTGCACCGTCTCTGCTGCACCGCAAGCACGGCAGGTTTGTGGTCATATCGTACCACTCTCTGGAGGACCGCGCTGTTAAGCGCGCGTTTGCTGGCCTGCAATCAGCCTCCGAACTGTCTCCGGACTCGAGCGTCTAccgagtgctgaccaagaagTGTGTGACGGCCGGTTCTGCAGAGAGCAAGGCCAACCAGAAGTCGCGCTCCGCCAAGCTGCGCTGCCTGCAGCGGTCTCGGCAAATGACAAAAGAGTGA